Proteins encoded in a region of the Halichondria panicea unplaced genomic scaffold, odHalPani1.1 SCAFFOLD_46, whole genome shotgun sequence genome:
- the LOC135351988 gene encoding latrophilin-like protein LAT-2 yields the protein MTNSTHTVCECTHLTNFAILLSAKPLNISPEVNLSLEVIGNIGVSLSVIAMLVTIVALVFFRSLWNMRNFIHINLCVSLILANLIFEIWVTHHGGGGIVDPGCRTVAVVVHYLFLVSFMWMLMEGVVLYVILVKVFA from the exons ATGACtaactccacacacactgtatgtgAGTGCACACATCTCACCAACTTTGCCATTCTCCTCAGTGCAAAGCCACTGAACATATCACCAGAAGTGAATCTGTCTCTTGAAGTCATTGGCAACATTGGAGTTTCATTATCTGTAATAGCCATGTTGGTTACCATTGTGGCCTTGGTCTTCTTTAG GAGCTTGTGGAATATGCGTAACTTTATCCACATCAACCTCTGTGTGAGTCTAATTCTGGCAAATCTGATATTTGAGATTTGGGTAACTCACCACGGAGGAGGAGGTATAGTAGATCCTGGTTGTCGAACGGTAGCAGTCGTCGTGCACTACTTATTCCTGGTGTCCTTCATGTGGATGCTCATGGAAGGAGTGGTCTTGTATGTGATCCTCGTCAAAGTCTTTGCATGA